A genome region from Megalobrama amblycephala isolate DHTTF-2021 linkage group LG16, ASM1881202v1, whole genome shotgun sequence includes the following:
- the LOC125249612 gene encoding C3a anaphylatoxin chemotactic receptor-like — LCAENVTNATTQTEPLSSIEIFNIFIYFVTFALGIVGNGLIIFVTGYKMKTTVNSIWFLNLAIADFIFNFIIIFYIVIAFNRMVWHFGDFMCKFVSFVAVLKMFVSIFLLTAISLDGYLFTWSTLVKARIICALVWVLSILCSIPFVINRLVMHKQCIYNLEPFKSLVIYRFMVGFLIPFLIIVSSFIAIGVRAKRLKRGKKLKSFGVIISVIMALFLCWFPFHVHQLCTVIALENEWNEFFFVIIYIGPFVNCLVHLSSCLNPILYVFMCEEFKKKLKQSLLHCKPG; from the coding sequence CTTTGTGCAGAGAATGTGACTAATGCAACAACCCAGACAGAACCTTTATCAAGCATTGAAATCttcaatatattcatatattttgtcACCTTCGCTCTGGGTATCGTTGGAAATGGGCTCATCATATTTGTGACTGGCTACAAAATGAAGACGACCGTCAACTCCATTTGGTTTCTCAACCTGGCGATTGCAGACTTCATCTTCAACTTCATAATCATCTTCTACATTGTTATTGCCTTTAACAGGATGGTTTggcactttggtgacttcatgTGCAAGTTTGTCAGCTTTGTGGCGGTGCTAAAAATGTTTGTCAGCATCTTTTTGCTCACTGCTATCAGTCTTGATGGATACCTGTTCACTTGGTCAACTTTGGTCAAAGCCAGGATCATCTGTGCACTTGTGTGGGTTTTATCCATCCTCTGCAGCATTCCCTTTGTCATCAACCGTTTGGTAATGCATAAACAATGCATTTATAATTTAGAACCCTTCAAGTCTCTGGTCATATACAGGTTTATGGTAGGTTTTCTCATCCCTTTCCTGATCATTGTATCTTCATTCATTGCTATCGGAGTGCGGGCCAAACGTCTCAAAAGAGGAAAGAAACTTAAGTCTTTTGGGGTCATTATATCTGTGATCATGGCCTTATTCTTATGCTGGTTTCCTTTTCATGTTCACCAGCTGTGTACTGTAATTGCACTCGAGAATGAGTggaatgaatttttttttgtaataatttacaTAGGACCTTTTGTAAACTGCCTAGTTCATCTCAGCAGCTGTCTGAACCCCATTCTCTATGTGTTCATGTGTGAGGAGTTTAAGAAGAAGCTGAAACAGTCTCTGCTGCACTGTAAACCCGGATAG